The following are encoded together in the Anopheles nili chromosome 3, idAnoNiliSN_F5_01, whole genome shotgun sequence genome:
- the LOC128725996 gene encoding armadillo repeat-containing protein 6 homolog, with amino-acid sequence MAKVIAQETFDEIVKENIVEFSMSVKEAKEETIKQFEAQGIHLGNIIKDLSIDPETGVPLITISVQALKKLTEAKDLDPEKICPHLDVVIEECKISVPHRVLAAKLGAYDCIVRTLDTEDNLNAEVLLKLLGAANAIVNKQPDVFTHVSLAVALKHLKSATDPTVACDLLKWLQKACILHETNRQMIMEEALVIPTFKTYLSRQEPEVIRNLCALLRYLILDDDIRVEFGKAHEHARQLASASLADITQLLTKFKSEPELVSDLMLTIASLTVRNEFCQTVEEAGGLQFILDAMVEFPDSVKIIREACKLIKALAGNDVVKLHIIECGAAPLLESALNRHKDNEPFARHALACISTLALRESLNSKALFETGISETIIQTMKIHRTSKIIQRNGAWAVRNMVSRSRDQCDTFIAQGVEDVLNQALTDHPSIIHDVKSALRDLGCKVQLNEEWKATSEIQIKND; translated from the exons ATGGCTAAGGTGATCGCCCAAGAAACGTTCGATGAAATTGTGAAAGAAAACATTGTTGAGTTTTCTATGTCGGTCAAAGaggcaaaagaagaaacgatCAAGCAATTTGAGGCGCAAGGCATACATTTGGGTAACATTATCAAGGATCTTAGCATTGACCCCGAAACCGGCGTTCCTTTGATCACCATTAGTGTTCAGGCACTGAAAAAGCTCACCGAGGCGAAAGACTTGGATCCGGAAAAAATCTGCCCTCATCTGGATGTAGTTATTGAAGAATGCAAAATA AGTGTCCCTCATCGTGTACTTGCAGCAAAGCTTGGTGCGTACGATTGTATTGTTCGCACTCTCGATACTGAAGATAACTTAAATGCAGAAGTTTTACTAAAGCTGTTAGGGGCCGCTAACGCGATAGTGAACAAACAGCCCGATGTATTTACCCACGTGTCTTTGGCCGTTGCattgaaacatttaaaatCGGCAACTGATCCGACGGTTGCATGTGACTTATTGAAGTGGCTGCAAAAAGCATGTATTCTGCATGAAACGAACCGCCAAATGATCATGGAAGAGGCCCTTGTCATTCCGACCTTTAAAACGTACCTTTCCAGACAGGAACCTGAGGTAATTCGGAATTTGTGCGCTTTGCTTCGTTATCTTATTTTAGACGATGATATACGGGTCGAATTCGGTAAAGCTCATGAACATGCTCGCCAGCTTGCTTCGGCGTCACTTGCGGATATCACGCAGCTGCTTACTA AATTTAAAAGCGAACCAGAATTGGTCAGTGACCTTATGTTAACCATCGCTTCGTTGACGGTTCGTAATGAGTTCTGCCAAACGGTCGAAGAAGCTGGTGGACTGCAGTTTATTCTGGATGCAATGGTTGAATTTCCTGATTCGGTTAAAATTATTCGTGAGGCATGCAAATTGATTAAAGCACTAGCTGGAAACGATGTGGTAAAGCTGCACATAATCGAGTGTGGGGCAGCTCCATTGCTTGAGTCTGCTTTAAATCGGCACAAAGATAATGAACCTTTCGCCAGGCATGCGTTGGCATGTATCTCTACATTAGCCTTACGAGAATCCCTGAACAGCAAGGCACTATTCGAGACTGGCATATCAGAGACGATTATTCAAACGATGAAAATACATCGCACCAGCAAGATTATCCAACGTAACGGCGCCTGGGCTGTGCGCAACATGGTGTCGAGATCTCGCGATCAGTGCGATACGTTCATAGCTCAGGGAGTTGAAGATGTGTTAAATCAGGCATTGACGGATCATCCCAGCATTATTCATGATGTAAAGTCTGCCCTCAGGGACTTGGGTTGCAAAGTGCAACTCAATGAAGAATGGAAGGCTACGTCGGAAATACagataaaaaatgattaa
- the LOC128724631 gene encoding uncharacterized protein LOC128724631, producing MDSENASCVGLLSGDDMVKHHTEIYELHSKFNRLVSLEELDEPRREDLAQMKDQLHRLLLQERVNKSESISEGVWENDKRRIRIIQVEGKWLSYGYEDSTGKFLECYEALFLMEMNRLLVKWNGIVVSIEQAYSLFLGQPGSLTLEEYQVYSILNRSSYYVLRYNPTRKYHTPVSDSLSAEERCVWGNLYDMLNQPNPRETFSTKVDAKLYESVRRSMEDFKNMISKPSMSNYEQTFAHCSSEPIPKKQKFDCSASSDHYDGFKMIAQFRRMFNRFDIVRSLTEEKNHLTPFVENVEPTFDLFAPELHTFKKSLPPLPLARIFVRRSSETMLHFKQLYTFYQQQIHSIPVMLMLISDALTVHCFLYDMRQVPYNVIVLQDDSSASKRNRPK from the exons ATGGACTCAGAAAACGCATCTTGCGTGGGCCTTTTAAG TGGGGATGATATGGTGAAGCATCACACTGAGATCTACGAATTGCATTCTAAATTTAATCGCCTTGTATCACTAGAAGAACTGGATGAACCACGACGGGAAGATTTAGCACAAATGAAAG aTCAACTTCATCGATTATTATTACAAGAACGAGTGAATAAATCTGAAAGCATTTCGGAAGGTGTTTGGGAAAATGATAAACGTCGTATACGCATAATCcaagtggaaggaaaatggttGTCTTATGGGTACGAAGACTCCACAGGCAAATTCCTGGAATGTTATGAAGCCTTGTTTCTCATGGAAATG AACCGATTATTGGTAAAGTGGAATGGTATTGTAGTATCTATCGAACAAGCCTACAGCTTGTTTCTTGGTCAACCCGGTTCTCTTACGTTAGAGGAGTACCAGGTGTACTCTATTTTGAACCGTTCGAGTTACTACGTGTTGCGGTATAATCCTACCCGCAAATACCACACTCCTGTTAGCGATTCGCTTTCCGCCGAGGAACGGTGCGTGTGGGGAAATTTGTATGACATGCTCAATCAACCTAATCCACGAGAAACGTTTTCAACTAAAGTAGATGCAAAATTGTATGAATCCGTAAGGAGGTCAATGGAAGATTTCAAGAATATGATCTCCAAGCCATCCATGTCAAACTATGAACAGACATTCGCTCATTGTTCTAGTGAACCAATccccaaaaagcaaaaattcgaCTGTTCGGCATCATCTGATCATTATGATGGGTTTAAAATGATTGCACAATTCAGACGTATGTTCAATAGGTTCGACATTGTGCGTAGCTtaactgaagaaaaaaatcacctcaCTCCTTTTGTGGAGAATGTAGAACCAACATTCGATCTATTTGCTCCGGAATTgcacacatttaaaaaatcgCTCCCGCCTCTACCGTTGGCGCGAATTTTTGTTCGAAG GTCATCAGAAACGATGTTACATTTTAAACAACTTTATACGTTTTATCAACAACAAATCCACTCAATTCCGGTAATGCTTATGCTAATTTCGGATGCATTGACGGTGCACTGCTTTCTATATGATATGAGACAAGTTCCTTACAACGTAATCGTTTTGCAAGACGATTCCTCAGCATCAAAACGAAATCGTCCAAAATAa
- the LOC128726618 gene encoding ribosome biogenesis protein SLX9 homolog: MGKINKKLPKPQLDFKPPDDGNKIKGPFPIYRTKPIQLHCPESKKGKIQDSKPAPKVTTKRADTPKIAEEVLTKSMSISQAQGDGQKMKKLRKLAISRVSKKEKKQFRKEEMLKKVELTQRAFKEDRLRKKREKMAITGDLRPLLDALPSLDSLYDVKSSIVLKTGVPKFDKKVEPKTKKERRAQRLKVQKRQFLKRCSTIKRVLKDTTFKKDPQKMVADHIRNTRKEQLELLMQNAS, encoded by the coding sequence atggggaaaataaataagaaattaCCGAAACCTCAACTGGATTTTAAACCTCCAGATGATGGCAACAAGATAAAAGGTCCTTTTCCAATATACCGTACGAAACCGATTCAATTGCACTGTCCAGAATCGAAAAAGGGTAAAATTCAGGATAGTAAACCGGCACCGAAGGTTACCACCAAACGAGCAGACACTCCAAAGATCGCAGAGGAGGTGCTAACGAAATCTATGTCTATTTCCCAAGCACAGGGAGATGGACAGAAGATGAAAAAGTTGCGCAAGTTGGCTATCTCTCGAGTATctaagaaagaaaagaaacagtttagaaaagaagaaatgctaaaaaagGTGGAACTCACCCAAAGAGCATTCAAAGAGGATAGGCTTCgtaaaaaacgagagaaaatggCCATAACCGGTGATCTACGCCCTTTGTTGGATGCACTTCCTTCATTAGATTCTCTCTACGATGTAAAATCATCAATAGTGCTTAAAACGGGAGTACCCAAATTCGACAAAAAAGtcgaaccgaaaacaaaaaaggaacgtaGAGCGCAACGTTTGAAAGTGCAAAAACGACAGTTCTTGAAGCGGTGTAGCACAATCAAACGAGTACTTAAAGATACAACGTTCAAGAAAGATCCCCAAAAAATGGTTGCCGATCACATACGAAATACAAGAAAGGAACAACTGGAATTGTTGATGCAAAATGCTTCCTAG
- the LOC128725245 gene encoding splicing factor C9orf78 gives MSDRCETEIKVEFKKKGKKQLRQRKPSNSDDDEHQRDAETDTFSKLEETKERQKLRNRRNGVNILSLAAGKKISIEEEVTVKDPFNIKTGGMVNMQALKAGKLKPAVEDPYDTGIGTQFSAETNKRDEDEEMMKYIEEELGKRKGIMQEQDNQVDGESSVKYLSPEEAALLSLPPHLSQTSSQRSEEMLSNQMLSGIPEIDLGIEAKIKNIEATEEAKLKYMQEQQRKKDLPSHFVPSNMAVNFMQHNRYRIENPAPAKRRFQEDNRDQRNDDRIPKKATDDYHFDKFKKQYRRH, from the exons ATGTCGGACAGGTGTGAAACTGAGATAAAAGTGGAATTTAAGAAGAAAGGTAAGAAACAACTGCGCCAACGGAAACCTTCCAAtagcgacgacgatgaacatCAGCGAGATGCAGAAACCGATACTTT TTCTAAGTTGGAAGAAACCAAAGAACGGCAAAAGCTACGAAATCGACGGAATGGAGTAAACATTCTTAGCTTAGCAGCTGGTAAAAAAATCTCCATCGAAGAAGAAGTCACGGTG AAAGACCCATTCAACATCAAAACTGGAGGTATGGTCAATATGCAAGCTTTAAAGGCAGGAAAACTTAAACCAGCCGTTGAAGACCCATATGACACGGGCATAGGCACACAGTTCTCtgctgaaacaaacaaacgcgacGAAGATGAAGAAATGATGAA GTATATTGAGGAGGAACTGGGGAAGCGGAAGGGTATTATGCAAGAACAGGATAACCAGGTAGATGGGGAATCTTCTGTGAAATATCTGAGTCCGGAAGAAGCCGCGCTTCTGTCGCTACCACCCCATCTTAGTCAAACTTCATCTCAGCGATCGGAGGAAATGTTGTCAAATCAAATGTTGAGCGGCATTCCGGAGATAGATCTTGGCATAGaggcaaaaatcaaaaatatcgAAGCAACGGAGGAAGCGAAACTTAAGTACATGCAAGAACAGCAGCGGAAAAAAGATCTACCCTCGCACTTTGTTCCCTCGAATATGGCAGTTAACTTCATGCAGCATAATCGCTATCGCATCGAAAATCCTGCTCCCGCTAAGCGACGCTTCCAGGAAGATAATCGTGACCAACGCAATGACGATCGGATCCCAAAGAAGGCTACGGATGATTATCATTTTGACAAATTCAAAAAGCAGTATCGACGGCATTGA
- the LOC128726575 gene encoding serine-rich adhesin for platelets-like — translation MNRDCGVAVGGGGIAKLRGQAWKTFMDRTGNGITFEADDDDDIATADQSDMHHKYVKTYSKYSGQSNLQTHAKFVTPTVASQNRPRGSVMRLDKADMGLYGICPETDPFYAVICDICSNVVKPQGLQKHMTSRHHSFLNHSVKLNAHHNASLNSAVLGGTKGSNTSNSTASEQQSLGVSFTSSSSEKTECMIRAGVNSESPIIARSDSKTVPSSYGSQSDETLPLESCVPTVPPVKVRSSVSGKIKSKNAKNVSTHGTSSGSTKSATGYVNSNSSLSSSFSKASISSNNHGAVDGGTVAEFSRDFPAGGAIGSGGVPLVLMSNCSVVLEKKSTFAITNANVPGGIGSEGSSATSSASSATQSTKSSSKRGSKQLSSSSSSSSPSSSSSSSSSSSSSSSSSSSSSSSSSSSSSSSSNVAQPQKSSSERKSDSRSRDFDPDRHCGVATPDGKRHCTRPITCKSHSITQRRAVPGRSKTLDKLLSEMRGHGTTGGASMSLKEDDTSAAGFLEGMESNSSSSTGYDGTTGDRRNSMGFPSAGSETINRSSFASQSGALVVIEGSIARGHSTPSEGGKNTHHASHGISSNTSGQKMPLSENKNERSKHKTASRSHSATGSSTAHGLSKSNVHHNRSGSLKQGQSRDANSQLSQPLGSHVTGTTQHHQQSSSLTPQQIIIPNTTTDMLGSQYVGKDSAGPNTILSDHTAIIMDPNTNLLKLSVGGTLHSSAEEADGSQQYGSTNILQDGQLTVTLPLSVISSMNLAGTNLVNMTHGVAGGDVVAAATINSGTGPNTMLAPGVVDCTAAEQAAFIPAELMDQIPLVAANGTDLHDPSTTYRLASHAAANTVTGQTSNGLSDLSLPTFGDQINYTLQTLAQNLVQTADGVPQQQQQQHQQQVHHQGPQSAQVDLVDNIDDIVPTINLLPASSNSLVIPQLQGDLADSIILTPNQLTSLSQSLVDQHFIDNMSAIKTVPEITDPLTVNGPVDISKLMLLKKVDEDFLKQKQLQEHQTLFPHAVGQIDEARGVKVWYNSLPKPLHVNNFQLRRMAGGYVMNRKLLNIRRNLLNETNQDAKRLASPSTTASSMLSSGSAHSPLSGVSGTRGGSGSIGGRTGNDILLASLASPTGTGKGKTGELSGTNINGGAGILGSPTSSTIVSGTGNNRSTSSQRTQRRLILLPQQQSEKSTCLLSNAYFKYLISSIQQQQPHSQTKETQNNIPKDTSVDEGPSLGSSGTTDRALHSLKRNASSLTTLSNKRLKIINNLHNSTAPPPILLQGSGGGNSSSKVKPKVL, via the exons ATGAATCGAGATTGCGGCGTTGCTGTTGGTGGGGGAGGTATTGCAAAACTCCGAGGACAAGCATGGAAAACATTTATGGACAGGACAGGAAATGGAATCACTTTTGAGG ctgatgacgatgacgatatTGCGACTGCGGATCAAAGCGATATGCATCATAAATACGTGAAAACGTACTCAAAATATTCGGGACAAAGTAATCTGCAAACTCATGCAAAATTTGTTACACCCACGGTCGCATCGCAAAATAGACCACGAGGGAGCGTAATGCGTTTGGACAAGGCTGACATGGGCCTGTACGGCATATGTCCCGAGACTGATCCTTTTTATGCTGTGATCTGTGATATTTGTAGCAATGTGGTAAAGCCGCAGGGATTGCAAAAGCACATGACCAGCCGGCATCATTCCTTTCTAAATCACTCGGTCAAATTAAATGCTCACCACAACGCCAGCTTGAACTCTGCGGTGTTAGGGGGAACCAAGGGAAGCAATACCAGCAATAGTACTGCTTCTGAGCAACAGTCGCTTGGTGTCAGCTTTACGTCCTCATCCTCGGAAAAGACTGAATGCATGATTCGGGCTGGTGTGAACAGCGAATCACCTATAATTGCTCGCTCGGACAGCAAAACGGTTCCAAGTTCCTACGGCTCCCAGAGCGATGAAACACTACCACTAGAATCATGTGTTCCCACTGTGCCACCGGTGAAAGTGCGCTCTTCAGTGAGTGGAAAGATAAAgagtaaaaatgcaaaaaacgTCTCCACGCACGGAACCTCAAGCGGGTCGACGAAATCAGCCACCGGTTATgtcaacagcaacagctctctttcttcgtccttttctaAAGCTTCTATATCATCTAACAATCATGGTGCCGTGGATGGTGGGACGGTTGCAGAATTTTCACGTGATTTTCCCGCCGGTGGTGCAATTGGTAGTGGAGGCGTTCCTTTAGTGCTTATGAGCAACTGTTCGGTGGTGCTGGAGAAGAAATCAACGTTTGCTATTACGAATGCCAACGTTCCCGGTGGTATTGGAAGCGAGGGATCATCAGCAACATCTTCCGCGTCTAGTGCGACCCAGTCTACTAAGTCATCATCCAAACGAGGCTCTAAACAATTATCTTCCTCTTCATCTAGTTcctcgccatcgtcgtcgtcatcatcttcatcctcgtcatcgtcttcttcttcgtcatcgtctagcagtagcagcagcagtagcagcagcagcagcagttcaagCAATGTCGCACAGCCGCAAAAATCTTCATCAGAACGAAAAAGCGATTCTCGCTCACGTGATTTTGATCCGGATCGACATTGTGGAGTTGCGACGCCGGATGGGAAACGTCACTGTACCCGACCCATAACGTGCAAATCGCATTCGATTACCCAACGTCGAGCAGTCCCGGGAAGAAGTAAAACATTGGATAAATTGTTAAGCGAAATGCGCGGGCATGGTACAACCGGAGGAGCCTCAATGTCCTTAAAAGAAGACGATACCTCCGCGGCAGGATTCCTGGAGGGAATGGAGTCTAACAGCAGCTCCTCCACAGGGTACGACGGTACAACAGGTGATCGACGAAACTCGATGGGATTTCCTTCTGCCGGAAGTGAAACCATTAACCGTTCCTCTTTTGCATCGCAATCGGGAGCTCTAGTTGTAATTGAAGGATCGATAGCGCGCGGACATAGTACACCTTCTGAAGGCGGAAAAAATACGCACCATGCCTCTCACGGTATATCTAGCAACACCAGCGGCCAAAAGATGCCCTTAAGcgagaacaaaaacgaacgctCGAAACATAAAACGGCGTCTCGCTCTCATAGTGCAACTGGAAGTTCCACAGCTCACGGCCTATCAAAATCGAACGTGCACCACAATCGTTCTGGTTCGTTGAAACAAGGACAATCGCGCGATGCCAATTCCCAGCTGTCGCAGCCGCTAGGGAGTCATGTTACGGGAACCActcagcatcatcagcagtcTTCTTCATTAACACCACAACAGATTATAATACCTAACACGACTACCGACATGCTTGGGTCTCAATATGTGGGCAAAGATTCGGCTGGCCCAAATACTATCCTTTCCGATCATACTGCCATTATAATGGACCCGAACACGAATCTCTTAAAATTGTCCGTTGGTGGGACGTTACATTCTTCTGCCGAAGAAGCTGATGGTTCTCAACAGTACGGAAGCACAAACATTTTGCAGGACGGGCAGCTAACGGTCACACTTCCATTGTCTGTGATATCATCTATGAACCTTGCCGGAACAAATTTGGTCAATATGACCCACGGTGTAGCGGGGGGCGACGtagttgcagcagcaacgatTAACTCCGGAACCGGGCCAAATACGATGCTGGCACCCGGAGTGGTCGATTGTACAGCTGCAGAACAAGCAGCATTTATTCCTGCCGAGTTGATGGACCAAATTCCACTCGTTGcagcgaacggaacggattTGCATGACCCTAGTACTACTTACCGTTTGGCTTCGCATGCGGCTGCCAATACGGTTACCGGTCAAACTTCAAACGGGCTTTCTGATCTTAGCTTGCCGACGTTCGGCGATCAGATCAACTATACCTTGCAAACACTGGCACAAAACCTTGTCCAAACAGCCGACGGTGTgccgcaacagcaacaacagcaacaccagcagcaggttcaTCACCAGGGACCCCAGTCAGCCCAGGTCGATCTGGTTGATAATATCGATGATATCGTACCGACGATAAATCTTCTCCCAGCGAGCAGCAACTCTTTAGTTATACCACAACTGCAGGGTGACCTAGCCGATTCTATCATACTGACACCGAATCAGCTGACAAGCCTATCGCAATCATTAGTCGATCAACATTTTATTGATAATATGTCGGCGATAAAGACCGTTCCCGAAATCACTGATCCACTGACTGTCAATGGTCCGGTGGATATATCGAAGCTAATGCTGCTGAAGAAAGTGGACGAAGATTTCTTGAAGCAGAAGCAACTGCAAGAACATCAGACACTCTTTCCTCATGCGGTGGGGCAGATTGATGAAGCTCGGGGCGTTAAGGTATGGTACAACTCGCTACCCAAACCTCTGCATGTGAATAACTTCCAGCTGCGTCGTATGGCTGGTGGATATGTGATGAACCGAAAGCTTCTGAACATTCGGCGTAATCTCCTGAACGAAACCAACCAGGATGCGAAGCGGCTGGCCTCACCGAGTACAACGGCTTCTTCAATGCTTTCCTCTGGAAGCGCCCACTCCCCTCTCAGTGGTGTCAGTGGAACACGTGGAGGTAGTGGTTCTATCGGTGGTCGGACGGGAAATGATATCCTATTAGCATCGCTAGCATCTCCTACGGGGACAGGAAAAGGGAAGACGGGCGAGCTATCAGGGACCAATATCAATGGAGGGGCGGGCATCTTAGGAAGCCCTACTAGCAGCACCATCGTCAGTGGTACCGGTAACAACCGCAGTACTTCGTCCCAACGAACCCAGCGACGTTTGATCTTGTTGCCGCAGCAACAATCGGAAAAATCGACTTGTCTGCTTAGTAATGCGTACTTCAAGTATCTCATCTCGTCgatacaacagcaacagccgcATTCGCAAACTAAAGAGACACAAAACAATATTCCCAAAGATACGTCTGTTGACGAAGGGCCCAGTTTAGGTAGCAGTGGGACGACTGACCGTGCATTGCACTCCTTGAAAAGAAACGCATCGTCGCTAACGACACTTTCAAACAAACGGTTGAAAATCATCAATAACCTCCACAATTCCACCGCTCCGCCACCAATCCTGTTGCAAGGGAGTGGTGGCGGAAACAGCAGTAGCAAGGTAAAACCGAAAGTATTATAA